A portion of the Candidatus Paceibacterota bacterium genome contains these proteins:
- a CDS encoding succinylglutamate desuccinylase/aspartoacylase family protein gives MSGTVSCSFDLDSPGKDAGYLLIGNSTNSSGWATHQVPIIKIANGVGPTMLVLGGNHGDEYEGQITASSLSRALNVSQVRGRIIIIPCLSQEASRAGNRLWPNGDNFNRSFPGKEDGALNEKLAHYISTELFPICDGVLDMHSGGRSMYFIPSSNMVWVSNLELRKEMIKNMLAWNTEVHMIGAEQPGTNPYSLLPGEAVRQGISVSTGEFGGSGYTTPATVKNIKTGLTNFLRTFGVLEGKPVTREDLGLAPALILDGRSPKGFVLASKAGIYENCVPLRSDIQAGEIVGKIHDFDHPDVDPVELYANISGVINLIRGFPPVTTGDVVCVVTPKFSSLEEMERVAG, from the coding sequence ATGAGTGGCACCGTCTCTTGTTCATTTGATCTAGATTCGCCAGGAAAAGATGCTGGCTATCTCCTCATCGGCAACTCGACCAATAGCAGTGGTTGGGCAACTCACCAAGTTCCCATTATTAAGATCGCAAATGGAGTGGGACCGACGATGCTTGTACTTGGTGGCAATCACGGCGATGAGTACGAGGGTCAAATTACGGCATCTTCTCTTTCGCGCGCGCTTAACGTGAGTCAGGTTCGCGGGCGAATCATCATCATTCCTTGTCTCTCCCAAGAGGCATCGCGTGCCGGAAATAGACTTTGGCCAAACGGAGACAACTTCAACCGGTCTTTCCCTGGGAAAGAAGATGGCGCACTCAATGAGAAATTGGCCCACTACATCAGCACCGAACTTTTCCCGATATGCGATGGCGTTCTTGATATGCACAGTGGCGGTCGAAGCATGTACTTCATCCCAAGCTCAAACATGGTCTGGGTAAGCAATCTCGAACTTCGCAAAGAAATGATCAAAAATATGCTCGCTTGGAATACCGAGGTTCATATGATCGGCGCCGAGCAACCTGGGACAAACCCTTATTCGCTGCTGCCGGGTGAGGCGGTACGACAGGGCATATCAGTCTCGACAGGCGAGTTTGGAGGCAGTGGTTACACAACTCCCGCCACAGTGAAAAACATCAAGACAGGGCTTACAAATTTCCTACGTACTTTCGGAGTACTCGAAGGCAAGCCTGTCACTCGCGAGGATTTGGGACTTGCTCCTGCATTAATCCTTGACGGGCGCAGCCCAAAGGGATTTGTGCTTGCAAGCAAGGCTGGAATCTATGAAAACTGTGTCCCTTTGAGATCAGATATCCAAGCGGGAGAGATTGTCGGGAAGATTCACGATTTTGATCACCCGGATGTCGATCCTGTGGAGTTGTATGCCAACATATCTGGTGTTATAAATCTCATCCGCGGTTTCCCACCGGTGACAACCGGAGATGTCGTCTGCGTCGTGACACCAAAATTCTCCTCGCTGGAGGAAATGGAAAGGGTGGCGGGCTAA
- a CDS encoding neutral/alkaline non-lysosomal ceramidase N-terminal domain-containing protein, translating to MLSPEVIPFEGQALIGISRRDITPPVGIYGRMWGASNHDKSEGTHKPLYVTVMSIQADPADSPAILMTVDAASLGDLDGREALWLRKEIIRALEIEDSHLMLACSHTHASPWFARSRSHLPGGDLIESYLQEMAHTMVEVCKEALAKRDSAIITFTDGNCTLASNRDFPDPHDPSRFLTGFNPDVTAEERVLVGRVTRILDGKVIGTIVNYACHPTSLGWDNKLVSPDYVGAMREVVEAEYDGAPCLFLQGASGDLAPAFQYVADTNVADSHGAQLGFAALSALFSMNSAGNKFAFDRAVESGAPLAYWEPKPYTVSEDIVITADPVGLPTKKWPSVEELDTELSKTTDSFARERIFRKKSIAKLVKDGGEIELRIYGWRVGKILFVGVQCEVYSIWQQKIREMFPDYAVVAITCVDYEAIGYVVPDPLHDLNLYTAWQPPFGKGVMDALFDASVSQLRKTLS from the coding sequence ATGTTGTCACCAGAAGTTATCCCATTTGAAGGCCAGGCATTGATTGGAATTTCACGACGCGATATCACTCCACCAGTGGGAATATATGGGCGCATGTGGGGGGCATCAAATCACGACAAATCTGAGGGCACCCATAAGCCGCTTTATGTCACCGTGATGTCGATCCAAGCCGATCCTGCTGATTCACCTGCAATTCTCATGACCGTGGACGCAGCGTCACTTGGAGATCTTGACGGTAGGGAAGCGCTCTGGTTGCGCAAAGAAATAATACGTGCTTTAGAGATTGAAGATTCTCATCTGATGCTGGCGTGTTCGCACACACACGCCTCGCCGTGGTTCGCACGCAGCCGATCGCACTTGCCGGGAGGCGATCTCATTGAGAGTTATTTGCAGGAGATGGCCCACACAATGGTTGAGGTGTGCAAGGAAGCCTTAGCAAAACGTGATAGCGCGATCATAACTTTTACTGACGGGAACTGCACCCTTGCTAGCAACCGAGATTTTCCGGATCCTCATGACCCATCACGCTTTCTCACCGGATTTAATCCGGATGTAACAGCCGAAGAAAGAGTATTGGTGGGACGCGTGACTCGCATTCTCGACGGAAAAGTCATTGGAACTATTGTCAATTACGCATGTCATCCAACATCTCTGGGGTGGGATAACAAACTGGTTTCTCCTGATTACGTTGGAGCCATGCGAGAGGTCGTGGAGGCTGAATATGACGGCGCCCCCTGTCTGTTTTTGCAGGGAGCCTCTGGTGATTTGGCGCCAGCTTTTCAGTACGTCGCCGATACCAATGTCGCCGATAGTCATGGCGCTCAATTAGGCTTCGCGGCACTCAGTGCGCTCTTTAGCATGAACTCAGCAGGAAATAAGTTCGCTTTCGACCGTGCAGTTGAATCTGGGGCTCCGCTGGCGTACTGGGAGCCGAAGCCGTACACCGTGTCAGAGGACATCGTGATAACTGCTGATCCGGTGGGGCTTCCCACTAAGAAGTGGCCTAGCGTTGAGGAATTGGATACCGAGTTGAGCAAGACTACTGATTCTTTTGCTCGCGAAAGAATTTTTAGGAAGAAGTCCATCGCAAAATTAGTAAAGGACGGTGGTGAAATTGAACTAAGAATTTATGGATGGCGGGTTGGCAAAATTCTCTTTGTCGGCGTCCAGTGCGAGGTCTATTCCATCTGGCAGCAGAAGATTCGGGAAATGTTCCCTGACTATGCGGTCGTCGCAATCACATGCGTTGATTACGAAGCGATTGGTTACGTGGTGCCGGATCCGTTGCACGATCTCAATCTTTACACCGCTTGGCAACCTCCCTTCGGCAAAGGTGTCATGGACGCACTTTTTGACGCGAGCGTAAGTCAACTACGAAAGACGCTCTCTTGA
- a CDS encoding MFS transporter — MFTSFKFFNYRLVFTYSTLMSIAGWANQVTMDWLVLDLTGSAAALGGMLAFQLGPFILVSVIGGSIADRFNKRNFLMLVTALDAIFSFALFVLYHKGALTYSFLCFTALILATVNAMEGPVRTAISLEVVRAENLSNVMSLNSVTYNIGRLLGTLMAGLLITHFDNGAPWFALGLVYFLLFCILPFLRIHEIEMENFGASKPGKLIDAIRYLRTTPLLVLSMAMAAIFVGLGMQFALTSSLMVKNIFKLNASYLGYIGVAVSLGCIVGAAIAARWSVPGHSPRLSTMLNSGVAVSIFWMVSAFMPSFWLYAFFAGIASIFHLTFMVTSNSLVTSSSPEDFRGRIYGIYLFIFYIGAATGGPLVGWFAQASSVRTAIFCGGALTFVISALIYLRTRKFERQAAAD, encoded by the coding sequence ATGTTCACCTCGTTTAAGTTCTTCAATTACCGTTTGGTTTTCACTTACAGCACACTTATGAGTATTGCTGGTTGGGCAAACCAAGTAACTATGGATTGGTTGGTTCTTGACCTCACGGGCAGTGCGGCGGCGCTGGGTGGAATGCTGGCATTTCAACTTGGACCGTTTATATTGGTTTCAGTTATTGGCGGCTCAATTGCCGATAGATTCAATAAGCGAAATTTTTTGATGCTGGTTACGGCGCTCGATGCAATCTTTTCATTTGCGCTCTTCGTGCTTTATCACAAAGGCGCACTTACATATTCCTTCCTCTGTTTCACTGCTCTGATACTCGCCACGGTCAACGCCATGGAAGGTCCAGTACGAACTGCAATCTCTCTGGAAGTCGTGAGGGCTGAGAATCTTTCAAATGTGATGAGCCTAAATTCTGTCACTTACAATATAGGTCGGTTGCTTGGGACTTTAATGGCCGGACTTCTTATTACCCATTTCGATAATGGCGCTCCTTGGTTTGCGCTTGGATTAGTTTACTTTCTACTTTTTTGTATTCTTCCATTCCTGCGCATTCATGAAATCGAGATGGAGAATTTTGGAGCATCCAAACCAGGTAAATTGATCGATGCCATCAGGTATCTCCGTACGACTCCGTTGCTCGTGCTCTCGATGGCTATGGCGGCCATTTTTGTAGGACTTGGTATGCAATTCGCCCTCACTTCGTCCTTGATGGTCAAAAACATATTTAAACTCAATGCTTCTTACCTGGGCTATATAGGTGTTGCCGTCTCTCTCGGCTGCATCGTCGGTGCCGCCATTGCTGCTAGGTGGTCGGTACCGGGCCACTCTCCTCGACTGTCAACCATGCTCAACAGTGGAGTGGCCGTCTCGATCTTCTGGATGGTCTCTGCTTTTATGCCTTCGTTCTGGTTGTACGCGTTTTTTGCTGGCATAGCAAGCATTTTTCACCTCACGTTCATGGTGACGTCAAATTCATTAGTTACCTCAAGTTCGCCCGAGGATTTTCGCGGTCGAATTTATGGGATCTATCTCTTTATTTTCTACATTGGGGCTGCTACCGGTGGTCCACTCGTTGGTTGGTTTGCGCAAGCTTCGAGTGTTCGTACAGCCATCTTTTGTGGGGGAGCGCTCACCTTTGTGATAAGTGCATTAATCTACTTACGTACGCGTAAGTTTGAAAGGCAGGCGGCTGCGGATTAA
- a CDS encoding IclR family transcriptional regulator: MSNSSDRVAGVARALNLIEVITLGPAEGYSLTELSKTIGISKSSTLALLRTLVDAGYARMRDPGPRYLPGMALVRLGDQSRATQPIDEIAQGFIHQLALETGMTIRVAINDGGRPVFVSRVDAPGSIRFHTMLGVREVPHVSSAGKAILAQLSDDEISAVIEETGLGARTRHSHTTMASLMRDINQIRERKYAIDDEEDVEGVFCIGAAFFDHAGNCVGAISATGIKTPARQKRVAFYGGLVVKQAEALTRELRGNPLLRR; the protein is encoded by the coding sequence TTGAGCAATTCCTCGGATCGCGTAGCAGGCGTGGCGCGTGCGCTCAACCTCATTGAAGTAATCACACTTGGACCCGCGGAAGGTTATTCGCTTACCGAATTATCAAAAACGATCGGAATATCAAAAAGTTCAACATTGGCACTTCTTCGAACCCTTGTTGATGCAGGCTATGCCCGTATGCGCGATCCAGGACCACGTTATTTGCCTGGAATGGCGCTAGTTCGGTTGGGAGATCAATCTCGCGCAACGCAACCGATAGATGAAATTGCACAGGGTTTTATCCATCAATTGGCACTAGAGACAGGAATGACGATCCGTGTCGCGATAAACGATGGAGGGCGTCCCGTCTTCGTCTCCCGCGTGGATGCGCCAGGTTCAATTAGATTTCACACCATGCTTGGCGTACGCGAAGTTCCACACGTCTCCTCCGCCGGTAAGGCGATATTGGCGCAACTCAGTGATGATGAGATCAGCGCGGTGATTGAGGAAACAGGATTGGGTGCTCGCACGCGGCACTCGCATACGACAATGGCATCCTTGATGCGAGATATAAATCAGATTCGCGAACGCAAATATGCCATTGATGATGAAGAGGATGTTGAAGGGGTTTTCTGCATTGGGGCGGCGTTCTTCGATCACGCCGGCAACTGCGTGGGGGCTATAAGTGCTACAGGAATCAAGACCCCCGCGCGTCAGAAGCGCGTAGCCTTCTATGGAGGATTGGTAGTCAAGCAGGCAGAAGCGCTTACTAGAGAACTTCGTGGCAACCCGCTACTTCGTCGATAG
- a CDS encoding ABC transporter substrate-binding protein, producing the protein MLQSQTSVKKKLLTAAMAAGMILSVTSTVGPAAAAKTTLVVGSTQGLPQLNPIIRTFAFEESLFPLLWSGLSQWKPNGTVGPDLASSWKANTKATQWTFTIRKGVKFSDGSALDAKAVKAVFDYAKKPTTVTQEANKIKMITKVTAKGQNVIFDLSSPNALFPEAIAWIKMIKVSQVAKFNVNPATSGPYKVKSFSPNVSLVIVRNPNYYGNAAKMASVKFVKASDPTAAVTSLRSGDIDVLYQLPLADAAPLQKDKNLQLVKAKVSSVSVTWEYDMKSAPFNDIRVRQAIAYATDRAAILKSAYYGFGAVSKFNTIVPDKSAWNCGTAGGLISYNYDLAKAKQLFADAGVSSFTWWGVAGALPEFDAMGQVLQASLKSIGIDMKIENNEVGTWAAKFYPAGKTYPGLLLPNYQSVPGEPAFSMNFLLTGRAEDNWESTKYDALYTKAIGTLDAGKRKAAWCAALKLENAELPLITPFVFDVLHAARASVKGAWVESGGQIHLEGVSIK; encoded by the coding sequence ATGCTTCAGTCACAAACCAGTGTGAAGAAGAAGTTGCTTACTGCTGCTATGGCAGCAGGCATGATTCTTTCTGTCACTTCTACTGTCGGACCTGCTGCGGCAGCGAAGACGACTCTTGTCGTGGGCTCCACGCAAGGACTTCCTCAGCTCAACCCGATTATCCGTACCTTCGCATTCGAAGAGTCACTCTTCCCGCTCCTGTGGTCAGGTCTATCTCAATGGAAGCCAAATGGCACCGTTGGTCCAGACCTTGCATCTTCATGGAAGGCAAATACCAAGGCAACCCAATGGACATTTACCATCCGCAAGGGGGTTAAGTTCTCGGACGGAAGCGCCCTTGACGCTAAGGCCGTAAAGGCCGTATTTGATTACGCAAAGAAACCAACAACAGTCACCCAAGAAGCAAACAAGATCAAGATGATCACGAAGGTAACTGCTAAAGGGCAGAATGTTATTTTTGATCTCAGTTCTCCGAACGCTCTGTTCCCAGAAGCAATTGCATGGATCAAAATGATCAAGGTTAGCCAGGTTGCTAAATTCAATGTTAATCCGGCTACCTCTGGTCCATACAAGGTCAAGTCATTTAGCCCTAACGTTTCACTTGTTATCGTTCGTAACCCCAACTACTACGGTAATGCTGCGAAAATGGCTTCGGTCAAGTTTGTAAAGGCATCTGACCCAACCGCAGCGGTCACTTCACTTCGCTCTGGCGACATCGATGTGTTGTATCAACTTCCACTAGCAGACGCAGCCCCACTCCAGAAGGACAAGAACCTTCAATTGGTTAAGGCCAAGGTTTCAAGCGTTTCTGTCACATGGGAATATGACATGAAGTCAGCTCCATTTAACGACATCCGCGTACGTCAAGCTATTGCTTATGCAACTGATCGCGCAGCGATCTTGAAGTCTGCTTACTACGGCTTCGGTGCAGTTTCTAAATTCAACACGATTGTCCCAGACAAGAGTGCATGGAACTGTGGCACTGCAGGTGGCTTGATTTCCTACAATTACGATCTTGCCAAGGCGAAGCAACTCTTTGCTGATGCAGGTGTCTCATCATTCACGTGGTGGGGAGTTGCGGGAGCGCTACCGGAATTCGATGCAATGGGTCAAGTTCTTCAGGCATCACTCAAATCAATCGGTATCGACATGAAGATTGAGAACAATGAGGTAGGAACTTGGGCAGCCAAATTCTATCCAGCCGGAAAGACCTATCCCGGCCTGTTGCTTCCCAACTACCAGTCAGTTCCTGGCGAACCAGCATTCTCTATGAACTTCCTCTTAACAGGACGTGCAGAAGATAACTGGGAGAGCACGAAGTATGACGCTCTCTACACCAAGGCAATCGGAACGCTTGATGCGGGTAAGCGCAAGGCGGCATGGTGTGCTGCTTTGAAGCTTGAGAACGCCGAACTTCCACTCATCACCCCATTCGTTTTCGACGTACTGCACGCAGCACGCGCGAGCGTTAAGGGTGCCTGGGTTGAGTCCGGTGGACAGATTCACCTGGAAGGCGTTTCAATCAAGTAG
- a CDS encoding ABC transporter permease encodes MGKFLIRRATSSLIVLAMSVVMVFMSIRILPGDPVLAKLGAATQVTPAALKALREEAGLNRPLLVQLFSWINHALHGDLGVSYFSQFPVTRLVAERIPVTLELTFFIIVIAVVLSLILAPLSTLKPGSIIDRVIGYFTSLGLSVPGFVIGIIFILIFSLQLQWLPSRGYVPMSEGVVENLKLMILPSITGGLTATPYLVRYLRASMLEIKQSPFVRTAEGKGLSNARILFRHILPNSLVPTLTMLGLIVGYTLSGVVVIEYMFGLPGIGSLAIESSFKRDYVVIQGVALTIISFFILTTFLFDVLCGIVDPRLRLAKEQKSEV; translated from the coding sequence ATGGGCAAGTTTTTGATTCGACGTGCAACATCGAGCCTCATTGTTTTGGCGATGAGTGTGGTGATGGTCTTCATGTCGATTCGAATACTCCCTGGCGATCCCGTGCTCGCAAAGCTTGGTGCCGCCACACAAGTAACTCCTGCGGCCCTTAAGGCGCTGCGCGAGGAGGCGGGCCTCAACCGCCCACTCCTCGTGCAGCTGTTCTCTTGGATTAACCATGCATTGCATGGCGACTTAGGTGTCTCTTACTTCTCGCAATTTCCGGTGACTCGACTAGTTGCAGAAAGAATCCCAGTTACACTCGAACTTACCTTCTTCATAATCGTAATCGCGGTGGTTCTTTCTCTAATTTTGGCACCGCTTTCGACATTGAAGCCAGGCTCCATTATTGATCGTGTTATTGGATATTTTACGTCACTTGGCTTGTCGGTTCCCGGCTTTGTCATCGGAATTATTTTCATTTTAATCTTCTCACTTCAACTTCAATGGCTTCCGTCACGAGGGTATGTACCCATGTCAGAAGGTGTTGTAGAAAATTTAAAGTTGATGATTCTCCCCTCTATCACTGGGGGATTAACTGCGACGCCGTACTTGGTGCGCTACTTACGAGCATCCATGTTGGAGATAAAGCAGTCGCCGTTTGTGCGAACTGCAGAGGGTAAAGGGCTCTCAAACGCTCGCATTCTCTTCCGCCATATTCTTCCAAACTCTTTGGTTCCTACTCTGACCATGCTCGGCCTGATTGTTGGGTACACCCTTAGTGGAGTAGTAGTTATCGAATATATGTTTGGACTGCCTGGCATTGGATCGCTGGCCATTGAGAGTTCATTTAAGCGAGATTACGTGGTGATCCAAGGTGTGGCTTTGACAATTATTTCGTTCTTCATCTTGACCACTTTCCTCTTCGATGTTCTCTGCGGAATTGTGGATCCACGACTACGTTTGGCCAAGGAGCAGAAGAGTGAAGTTTAA
- a CDS encoding ABC transporter permease: protein MKFKNRFSFSGFLILLILGICLAAPILSPYDPNAIGVADPFSGPTGKHWFGADDLGRDLLSRILYGGRITILIAMMATFIALIIGTLWGLTAGVRRGWVDEFLMRTADATMAIPQILFALVCISAVGASVISLPIVVGILLSPTTARMARSAVVTELSSDYVVAAIASGTKRSRLIVSEVMPNIAPQLLVQLSINAAAAVMLEATLSFIGLGIQPPNASWGTLMLQGYAKIWNTYWFVFFPAMAVTITILAFNAYGERIRVTMDSRRSSI, encoded by the coding sequence GTGAAGTTTAAGAACCGATTCTCCTTCTCCGGATTTCTTATTCTTCTCATTTTGGGGATTTGTCTGGCTGCACCCATTCTTTCTCCTTATGATCCAAATGCGATTGGTGTTGCCGATCCTTTTTCGGGCCCTACGGGGAAGCATTGGTTTGGTGCTGATGACCTAGGCCGCGACCTCCTTTCACGAATTCTCTACGGCGGACGTATCACAATCCTGATCGCCATGATGGCAACGTTCATTGCGCTGATAATCGGCACACTGTGGGGACTGACCGCAGGAGTTCGTCGTGGATGGGTGGACGAATTCTTAATGAGAACTGCCGATGCCACAATGGCAATACCGCAGATTCTCTTTGCTCTTGTGTGTATCTCAGCTGTTGGGGCGAGCGTCATTTCGCTCCCTATAGTTGTTGGTATTTTGCTTTCTCCAACTACGGCAAGAATGGCGAGAAGCGCAGTAGTTACCGAGCTTTCATCAGACTACGTTGTAGCTGCAATCGCGAGTGGGACGAAGCGATCTCGATTGATCGTCTCTGAAGTAATGCCAAATATTGCCCCGCAACTTCTCGTTCAACTAAGTATTAATGCCGCGGCAGCGGTTATGTTGGAAGCAACACTGAGTTTTATCGGTTTAGGTATTCAGCCGCCCAATGCTTCGTGGGGGACGCTCATGCTTCAGGGGTACGCCAAGATCTGGAACACCTATTGGTTCGTATTCTTTCCCGCAATGGCAGTCACAATTACAATTTTGGCCTTTAACGCGTATGGAGAACGGATCAGAGTGACGATGGATTCTAGGCGGTCCTCCATATGA
- a CDS encoding ABC transporter ATP-binding protein, which produces MKNALIVKNLSLSVPSSKGRVTVVDDVSFDIPAGTKVGLVGESGSGKSLTAYSLMRLIKDPVRVDKGEIYLGDKEILGMSMKEFRHMRGNDISMIYQDPMSALNPIMRIGAQIIESIRLHSDVNRAQARKLAIEHLASVGIPEPDRRIDSYPFEMSGGMLQRVVIAIALSGEPKVLIADEATTALDVTTQDRVLTLIDKLAAERGLSVLLITHDLGVAAQFSDEIMVMYAGKLVERGSVNQIFSNPVHPYTKALLDSRCDYTIDVTKPINSIAGQPPRPDNRPEGCVFSPRCEHIQPQCREGVPPLISVQDRLAACFRADELFHVGMVH; this is translated from the coding sequence ATGAAGAATGCACTGATCGTAAAGAATCTTTCGCTCTCGGTCCCTTCTTCCAAGGGCCGCGTCACGGTCGTAGACGATGTCTCATTTGATATTCCTGCCGGTACTAAAGTTGGTCTTGTAGGTGAGTCAGGCAGCGGAAAATCTCTGACGGCATATTCCTTGATGCGGTTGATAAAGGATCCAGTTCGCGTTGATAAGGGCGAAATCTATCTAGGAGATAAAGAAATTCTTGGAATGAGTATGAAGGAATTTCGCCATATGCGAGGCAATGACATCTCAATGATCTATCAGGACCCGATGTCGGCGCTCAATCCGATCATGCGTATTGGCGCTCAGATCATCGAGAGTATTCGACTTCACTCGGACGTGAATCGCGCACAGGCGCGTAAATTGGCGATCGAACACTTAGCCAGTGTGGGTATCCCAGAGCCAGATCGCAGGATTGATTCGTATCCATTTGAAATGTCAGGTGGAATGCTGCAACGTGTCGTTATTGCTATTGCTCTCAGCGGCGAGCCCAAAGTGCTCATTGCAGATGAAGCGACTACTGCCCTTGATGTAACCACACAAGATCGGGTTCTTACTCTGATTGATAAGTTGGCTGCCGAGCGTGGTTTGTCCGTGCTTCTGATTACTCATGATTTAGGGGTAGCCGCTCAATTTAGTGATGAAATCATGGTCATGTATGCAGGCAAATTAGTGGAGAGAGGGTCAGTAAATCAGATCTTCTCCAACCCCGTGCATCCTTACACAAAGGCACTTCTTGACTCTCGATGTGATTACACAATTGATGTGACCAAGCCAATTAATTCGATCGCTGGTCAACCGCCTCGACCGGATAACCGACCGGAAGGATGTGTATTTTCGCCCCGCTGCGAGCACATTCAACCTCAATGTCGAGAGGGAGTGCCACCTCTTATTTCAGTGCAGGACAGGCTTGCGGCTTGTTTCAGGGCCGACGAATTATTCCACGTTGGAATGGTGCATTAG
- a CDS encoding oligopeptide/dipeptide ABC transporter ATP-binding protein: MSSLMTSVATVTNVSRTFKGKTGVVHALDNVSFDLNEGHTLALVGESGSGKTTAARILLGLDTPNSGSIEILGKTLGSLKHEELRLLRREIQVVQQDPFSQLNRRHSVERIISAPLIAFGIGDKESRRGQVIELLQSVGLEKEHLRRRPHELSGGQCQRVAIARALALDPKVVVLDEAVSALDVSVRAQVLNLLRRIQEERGLTYLFITHDLGVAHYMADEIAVMFRGRIVERGNRDDVFSKSRHHYTVGLLSSVPLATPSATKRSREQVQSLPSPGVNDACLYRSRCSVGLGREDCKSVPLQITQGSETHSWLCHSPVEHR; the protein is encoded by the coding sequence ATGAGCTCGCTTATGACTTCTGTCGCCACGGTTACCAATGTGAGTCGTACCTTTAAAGGAAAGACTGGTGTCGTTCACGCCCTTGATAATGTCTCCTTCGACTTGAATGAGGGTCACACACTCGCATTGGTGGGGGAATCGGGTAGTGGCAAGACGACCGCCGCGCGCATACTTCTAGGACTCGACACTCCAAACTCTGGTTCCATTGAAATCTTGGGCAAGACACTTGGCTCTCTTAAACATGAAGAATTACGACTCCTTCGTCGAGAGATTCAAGTTGTTCAGCAGGATCCTTTCAGCCAACTGAATCGCCGGCACTCGGTTGAACGAATTATTTCTGCCCCACTTATTGCCTTTGGAATTGGCGATAAAGAGTCTAGGAGGGGGCAGGTAATCGAACTTCTACAATCCGTTGGATTGGAGAAGGAGCACTTACGCCGTAGACCTCACGAGCTTTCCGGTGGCCAATGCCAACGTGTTGCCATTGCTCGAGCACTCGCACTGGATCCGAAAGTTGTGGTTCTAGATGAAGCTGTATCTGCGCTAGATGTATCTGTGCGCGCACAGGTACTGAATTTGCTTCGTCGAATTCAAGAAGAGCGTGGATTGACTTATTTGTTTATTACGCATGATCTTGGTGTCGCACACTATATGGCCGATGAGATTGCCGTCATGTTCCGCGGTCGCATTGTCGAACGCGGAAATCGAGATGATGTCTTTAGCAAATCTCGGCACCATTACACGGTCGGTCTACTTTCTTCTGTCCCATTGGCGACTCCTTCGGCGACCAAGCGAAGTCGCGAACAAGTGCAGTCATTGCCAAGTCCCGGTGTGAACGATGCTTGTCTGTACAGATCTCGCTGCTCGGTTGGTCTAGGGCGCGAAGATTGTAAGTCCGTACCATTGCAGATCACTCAAGGTTCAGAGACTCACTCATGGCTCTGCCATTCACCAGTAGAACATCGATAG
- a CDS encoding SDR family oxidoreductase, with amino-acid sequence MADVAVVTGAASGIGRAIAHRLAQDYTVILVDLNEKTLPRVEQEIAEAGHTTYSVLGDVGKRSTHEAARKMAETKGNLIAWVNCAGWTRGAPMHAFPNDPAVLDELINANQVGSFWGCAEAVASFTTRKVAGAIVNISSVHGRRAWPDHAVYEMTKGAIDALTRNVAVAYGPFGIRANAVAPGAIMTPALEQSFVDAPDPVARRQSLEVLTPLKRIGQPSEIAEVVAFLLSSRASYVSGQSIAVEGGWTSALGVPAIDSELAKRYNLDPKTGLPNS; translated from the coding sequence ATGGCTGATGTAGCAGTCGTCACCGGAGCGGCATCCGGAATAGGACGTGCAATAGCACATCGACTTGCCCAGGACTACACAGTAATTCTTGTTGATTTGAACGAGAAGACGCTTCCGAGAGTTGAACAGGAAATCGCTGAAGCAGGGCATACGACATATTCGGTTCTTGGCGATGTCGGTAAGCGCTCGACCCATGAAGCTGCAAGGAAGATGGCGGAGACCAAAGGTAATCTAATTGCTTGGGTGAACTGCGCGGGTTGGACCCGGGGCGCCCCAATGCACGCATTTCCAAATGATCCCGCGGTCTTGGACGAACTCATTAACGCAAACCAAGTGGGTTCGTTCTGGGGTTGCGCTGAAGCTGTTGCTTCATTTACGACTAGAAAAGTTGCTGGCGCGATAGTGAATATTTCTTCAGTACATGGGCGACGCGCATGGCCAGATCATGCCGTATACGAAATGACAAAAGGTGCGATTGATGCACTAACTCGGAACGTCGCTGTTGCCTATGGCCCATTTGGCATTCGGGCAAATGCGGTCGCTCCCGGTGCAATCATGACGCCGGCTTTAGAACAGAGTTTTGTTGATGCACCTGACCCAGTTGCTCGTCGTCAGTCACTTGAAGTGTTGACGCCTTTGAAGCGGATTGGTCAACCAAGTGAGATTGCCGAGGTGGTTGCATTCTTGCTCTCGTCCCGCGCATCTTATGTATCTGGGCAAAGTATCGCGGTTGAGGGTGGCTGGACTTCTGCGTTAGGCGTTCCTGCGATTGATAGCGAATTGGCGAAGCGCTATAACCTCGATCCTAAAACCGGCTTGCCGAATAGTTAA